One window of Mesorhizobium sp. PAMC28654 genomic DNA carries:
- a CDS encoding dTDP-4-dehydrorhamnose 3,5-epimerase family protein, protein MSDHTGIGLNLLESMLAAAVRDQRTVDEQRQSVAPLVDGMSFFESVRHNDDRGSVTEVYDPRWGWHPDPLVFSYVFTIRPGMVKGWGLHKLHEDRYFVVSGELELVLYDPRPESSTYGKISKVYLSGSRPRLVNVPKFVWHADRNIGTSDVVVINFPTIQYDHSNPDKYRLPIDTDLIPHDFGSAKGW, encoded by the coding sequence ATGAGCGATCATACGGGGATCGGGCTAAACCTTCTTGAATCCATGCTCGCTGCCGCTGTGCGGGACCAGCGTACGGTGGATGAACAACGTCAAAGCGTCGCACCTCTCGTCGACGGCATGTCCTTTTTCGAGAGCGTTCGACACAATGACGATCGCGGCAGTGTCACTGAGGTCTATGACCCACGATGGGGTTGGCATCCCGACCCGCTGGTTTTTTCCTATGTCTTCACAATTCGCCCGGGGATGGTGAAGGGTTGGGGTCTGCACAAGCTGCACGAAGATCGCTATTTCGTGGTGAGCGGCGAATTGGAACTCGTCCTTTATGACCCCCGGCCTGAATCCAGCACCTACGGCAAGATTTCCAAGGTCTACCTTTCCGGCAGTCGTCCCCGCCTCGTCAACGTTCCGAAATTCGTCTGGCACGCGGATCGGAATATTGGGACTTCCGACGTGGTCGTCATCAATTTTCCAACCATACAATACGACCATTCAAATCCCGACAAGTATCGCTTGCCGATCGACACCGATCTCATCCCCCATGATTTCGGCAGCGCGAAGGGATGGTGA
- a CDS encoding ATP-binding cassette domain-containing protein produces the protein MTEPLLVLDNVTKNYGAIEALKGISFSIGKGEVVALLGDNGAGKSTLVKIIAGGLEPTSGRMLFEGKEFLARSPAEAKAAGIETVYQDLSLCTNVDVVANFFMGREITRKVLGIPVLDERAMEAVVEKALASAGTRIPSLRANVEHLSGGQRQAIELNRFVHWGGKLVLLDEPFAALGVEQTRRGLDMIRQVASQGIGVVIITHIMQQAFQVADRIVVIRQGVVAGDVARNKTSPDAVINMITGETLAGAGPTG, from the coding sequence ATGACCGAACCCTTGCTGGTCCTCGACAATGTCACCAAGAACTATGGCGCCATCGAAGCGCTGAAGGGGATCAGTTTTTCGATCGGCAAGGGCGAGGTCGTGGCGCTGCTGGGCGACAACGGCGCCGGCAAATCGACGCTGGTCAAGATCATCGCCGGCGGACTGGAGCCGACCTCGGGCCGGATGTTGTTCGAAGGCAAGGAATTCCTCGCCAGGTCGCCGGCCGAGGCCAAGGCGGCGGGCATCGAGACCGTCTACCAGGACCTGTCGCTGTGCACCAACGTCGACGTCGTCGCCAATTTCTTCATGGGCCGCGAGATCACCAGGAAGGTTCTCGGCATCCCCGTGCTCGACGAGCGTGCGATGGAGGCTGTCGTCGAAAAGGCGCTTGCCAGCGCCGGCACCCGCATTCCGTCATTGCGCGCCAATGTCGAGCATCTTTCGGGCGGCCAGCGTCAAGCCATCGAGCTCAACCGGTTCGTGCATTGGGGCGGCAAGCTGGTGCTCCTCGATGAACCCTTCGCGGCACTCGGCGTCGAGCAGACGCGGCGCGGTCTCGACATGATCCGACAGGTGGCGAGCCAGGGCATCGGCGTCGTCATCATCACTCACATCATGCAGCAGGCCTTCCAGGTCGCCGACCGGATCGTGGTGATCCGGCAAGGTGTCGTGGCGGGCGATGTCGCACGCAACAAGACAAGTCCCGACGCGGTGATCAACATGATCACCGGAGAGACGCTTGCCGGTGCCGGACCGACAGGCTGA
- a CDS encoding sugar ABC transporter substrate-binding protein, protein MKRILLAVFGILALAFATLMPAFAKSKGTVYYMVPTLLDEFQTGSVSALELFLKQVGYDMKTLNADNKTDAQQSQMNDVIALKPTAIILAAVDFNALKPSIEAARAAGIPVIEFDRQITSTPSDFTSVAGTIEIGYVAADQAEKLLKAKNGSVKGKVLQVLGDPGDPYTLDIQKGFEEKMKAFPDVKIISLPAMQWEASNAGTIVADQMLANPDIDLIFSHAAHLSVAAVASLEAAGKKPGDVMLMSSNGAPVGLDLIRKGWLNVEVEQPLYAQAAAVAMFMDKVAKKQEIKPGEYDVLGLKSTVTKEAWGPNIKIPGAAITKENVDNPAFWGNQKPPTDTVKSVE, encoded by the coding sequence ATGAAGCGAATACTTCTTGCTGTCTTCGGTATCCTGGCACTGGCCTTTGCCACGCTCATGCCGGCATTCGCAAAGTCCAAGGGAACCGTCTACTACATGGTGCCGACATTGCTCGACGAATTCCAGACCGGCTCGGTAAGCGCGCTGGAGCTGTTCCTGAAGCAGGTCGGCTATGACATGAAGACGCTGAACGCCGACAACAAGACCGACGCCCAGCAGTCACAGATGAACGATGTCATCGCACTGAAGCCGACGGCGATCATCCTGGCCGCGGTCGATTTCAATGCGTTGAAGCCGTCCATCGAGGCGGCACGCGCTGCGGGCATCCCGGTGATCGAGTTCGATCGCCAGATCACCTCGACCCCGTCCGACTTCACTTCCGTCGCCGGCACTATCGAGATCGGCTACGTAGCCGCCGACCAGGCCGAAAAACTTCTGAAGGCAAAGAACGGTTCGGTGAAGGGCAAGGTGCTGCAGGTGCTGGGCGATCCCGGCGATCCCTACACGCTCGATATCCAGAAAGGCTTCGAGGAGAAGATGAAGGCGTTTCCGGACGTCAAGATCATCTCGCTTCCGGCCATGCAGTGGGAAGCCAGCAATGCCGGCACCATCGTCGCCGACCAGATGCTGGCAAACCCCGACATCGACCTGATCTTCAGCCATGCCGCGCACCTCTCGGTCGCCGCCGTCGCCTCGCTCGAGGCCGCTGGCAAGAAGCCGGGCGACGTCATGCTGATGAGTTCGAACGGCGCACCGGTCGGCCTCGACCTGATCCGCAAGGGCTGGCTCAACGTCGAGGTCGAACAACCGCTCTACGCGCAAGCGGCGGCCGTCGCCATGTTCATGGACAAGGTCGCCAAGAAGCAGGAGATCAAGCCCGGCGAATATGACGTTCTCGGCCTGAAATCGACTGTAACCAAGGAAGCCTGGGGTCCGAACATCAAGATCCCGGGTGCCGCCATCACCAAGGAAAATGTCGACAACCCGGCCTTCTGGGGCAACCAGAAGCCGCCGACGGACACCGTCAAGTCTGTCGAATAG
- a CDS encoding ABC transporter permease → MNPRTRHALEFVLDNLVWFMLLFVLVVFSIFIPNYFQLGIFANIIEASSVLGVMSIGLALVIIAGHMDLSVESVAALSAMSVGILFCSSGIGLGVQLHPEWLMVPVSLLLALAVGGLIGAFNGYLVVKVKMSAFIITLASYIWVRGLVLVISGGRSAQDLAPAIRWFGIQRLIGLPLTAWIAIGCFVVFSLIMAKTPFGRHLVMIGGNETATFRAGIRVNRNLIIAFVLAGAIAGLAGWLLAIRTSGATANLGVGLLFNAFAAVVIGGVSLKGGVGTLPGVYAGVLLLSAINTAINLMGLPANFTQVIHGLLVLAAVLLDAFKQTIRQRLA, encoded by the coding sequence ATGAACCCCCGCACACGCCATGCCCTGGAGTTCGTCCTCGATAACCTCGTCTGGTTCATGCTGCTGTTCGTGCTGGTGGTCTTTTCCATCTTCATCCCGAACTACTTCCAGCTCGGCATCTTCGCCAACATCATCGAGGCCTCCAGCGTGCTCGGCGTCATGTCGATCGGCCTCGCGCTGGTCATCATCGCCGGCCATATGGACTTGTCGGTCGAATCCGTGGCCGCACTCAGCGCCATGTCGGTTGGCATCCTGTTCTGCTCGTCTGGCATCGGCCTTGGCGTCCAGTTGCACCCCGAATGGCTGATGGTTCCGGTTTCGCTGCTGCTGGCGCTTGCCGTAGGCGGCCTCATCGGCGCCTTCAACGGCTATCTTGTGGTCAAAGTGAAGATGAGCGCCTTCATCATCACGCTGGCATCTTACATCTGGGTGCGCGGACTGGTGCTCGTCATCTCCGGCGGCCGCTCGGCGCAGGACCTTGCGCCGGCCATCCGCTGGTTCGGCATCCAGCGCCTCATCGGTCTGCCGCTCACCGCCTGGATCGCAATCGGGTGTTTCGTGGTCTTCTCACTGATCATGGCCAAGACGCCGTTCGGCCGGCACCTCGTCATGATCGGCGGCAATGAGACGGCAACCTTCCGCGCCGGCATCCGCGTCAACCGCAACCTGATCATTGCCTTCGTGCTTGCCGGCGCCATCGCTGGCCTCGCCGGCTGGCTGCTTGCGATCCGCACCTCCGGCGCCACCGCCAATCTCGGCGTCGGCCTGCTGTTCAACGCCTTCGCCGCCGTTGTCATCGGCGGCGTCAGCCTGAAAGGCGGCGTCGGCACCCTCCCCGGTGTCTATGCCGGCGTGCTCCTGCTCTCGGCCATCAACACGGCGATCAACCTTATGGGCCTGCCGGCCAACTTCACCCAGGTCATCCACGGCCTGCTGGTGCTGGCCGCCGTGCTGCTCGACGCATTCAAGCAAACCATTCGCCAAAGACTCGCATGA
- a CDS encoding M24 family metallopeptidase encodes MIELPFAREEYQQRLRKIRTEMARRGLELLVVNDVANQHYITSYDGWSFYTPQVVLIPLEEVEPVWIGRAMDAAGGLLTAWMKPENVVGFPEDHVQRVDRHPMDWIASWIVAKGWGVRHIGIELEAYYFSPKGHARLVAGLPNAKWHDADLLVNWIRAVKSAHEIAYLRKASTLAEAAVTRAFEVIAPGVRECDAIASIQAAQIAGSPDFAGDITALPPTILGGENASAPHIMWSDRRFGENETIALELAGVCRRYAAGLARTLQLGKTPTRVSDTAKAVIEGMDAVLDAVRPGTTAETVEGAWRTVIQRHGLKKESRIGYSIGVAYPPDWGEHTISLRPGDKTVLEPGNVVHSILGMWMDGWGIEISETILVTETGNETLTRFPRELHVKS; translated from the coding sequence ATGATCGAATTGCCGTTTGCCCGCGAGGAGTACCAGCAGCGGCTTCGAAAGATACGCACCGAGATGGCCAGGCGCGGTCTCGAACTTCTTGTCGTCAACGATGTTGCCAACCAGCATTATATCACCAGCTATGATGGCTGGTCATTCTACACACCGCAGGTGGTGCTGATTCCATTGGAAGAGGTCGAGCCTGTCTGGATAGGGCGCGCCATGGATGCGGCCGGCGGTCTTCTGACAGCCTGGATGAAGCCCGAGAACGTGGTCGGCTTTCCGGAGGATCACGTTCAGCGTGTCGATCGCCATCCCATGGACTGGATCGCGAGCTGGATTGTCGCCAAAGGTTGGGGTGTCAGACATATCGGCATCGAGCTCGAAGCCTATTATTTCTCCCCGAAAGGCCATGCCCGGCTTGTCGCCGGACTTCCCAATGCGAAATGGCATGACGCCGATCTCCTGGTGAACTGGATTCGCGCGGTCAAATCGGCGCACGAAATCGCCTATTTGCGCAAGGCGTCAACCCTGGCCGAAGCGGCGGTCACGCGGGCCTTTGAGGTGATCGCGCCGGGTGTTCGCGAGTGCGATGCCATCGCCTCCATCCAGGCGGCGCAGATCGCCGGCAGCCCTGACTTCGCGGGCGACATCACCGCTCTTCCGCCGACCATCCTCGGCGGTGAGAACGCCTCGGCTCCGCACATCATGTGGAGCGACAGGCGGTTTGGAGAAAACGAGACGATTGCCCTGGAACTTGCCGGTGTCTGCCGCCGCTATGCCGCCGGGCTGGCACGAACCCTGCAGCTTGGGAAAACGCCGACGCGTGTCTCGGATACGGCAAAGGCGGTGATCGAGGGCATGGACGCGGTGCTGGATGCGGTCAGGCCAGGAACGACCGCCGAAACCGTCGAGGGTGCATGGCGCACGGTCATCCAGCGCCACGGACTGAAGAAGGAGTCGCGCATCGGCTATTCCATCGGCGTCGCCTATCCGCCGGATTGGGGCGAACACACGATCAGCCTCCGGCCTGGCGACAAGACGGTGCTTGAGCCCGGAAACGTCGTTCACTCCATCCTGGGCATGTGGATGGACGGCTGGGGCATCGAGATCAGCGAGACCATCCTGGTCACAGAAACCGGCAATGAGACCCTGACCAGGTTTCCGCGAGAGCTCCATGTCAAATCTTGA
- a CDS encoding glycosyltransferase family 2 protein, with protein MVSRPRFSILMPTHSRVDVIGMAIQSVLDQTVEDFELLVVGDGCAPGTAGVVADFHDTRIRFFDLPKAPSFGYANRNIALREARGDLIGFAADDDLLFPDHFEVLADGLKNGAAIAYSQALWISSDGIAAPFLTNLELADEFRFFMENGNTIPASCFLYRAECLPSRDVWPEDIASAADWRLWQRIIRENPHNPFSYCRVPTVLHFSAAWKNSRHSAAAEFATLLDIADRAAWWPSTLRVSVTKASNEQYEYSNLMHMAPATWSEQTRRAVSDLVARLAWEDVQATRPTLAKVEAENAALRLEIAALHQSASWRVTAPLRKIATSLRRKSPQN; from the coding sequence ATGGTGAGTAGGCCTCGATTTTCCATCCTGATGCCGACCCACTCGCGCGTGGATGTTATCGGCATGGCCATCCAATCGGTGCTGGATCAAACCGTCGAGGATTTTGAATTGCTGGTCGTGGGCGACGGCTGCGCGCCCGGCACGGCCGGGGTCGTCGCAGACTTTCACGACACCCGCATTCGCTTCTTCGATCTTCCCAAGGCGCCGAGCTTTGGCTATGCCAACCGCAACATCGCGCTACGCGAGGCACGGGGTGATTTGATCGGCTTTGCGGCCGATGATGATCTCTTGTTCCCGGATCATTTTGAAGTCCTGGCGGATGGCCTCAAAAATGGAGCTGCCATTGCGTACAGTCAGGCACTGTGGATTTCCAGCGACGGTATCGCGGCCCCCTTCCTGACCAATCTCGAACTGGCCGACGAGTTCAGGTTCTTCATGGAAAATGGGAACACCATACCCGCCAGTTGCTTTCTGTATCGGGCCGAGTGCTTGCCTTCTCGGGACGTTTGGCCAGAGGATATCGCGTCGGCTGCGGACTGGCGACTATGGCAGCGGATCATACGCGAAAACCCGCACAATCCCTTCAGCTATTGCCGTGTTCCAACTGTCCTGCATTTCAGCGCCGCATGGAAAAACTCTCGGCACTCCGCAGCAGCCGAGTTCGCCACGCTTCTTGATATCGCGGACAGGGCAGCCTGGTGGCCTTCGACCTTGCGCGTCAGTGTAACGAAGGCCAGCAACGAGCAATACGAGTATTCAAACCTCATGCACATGGCCCCCGCGACGTGGAGCGAGCAAACGCGCCGGGCAGTCAGCGATCTGGTGGCACGGCTTGCCTGGGAGGATGTCCAGGCGACGCGGCCTACACTTGCAAAGGTCGAAGCGGAAAACGCTGCCCTGCGACTGGAAATCGCAGCTTTGCATCAGTCCGCGAGTTGGCGTGTCACAGCCCCTTTACGCAAGATCGCCACAAGCCTGCGTCGTAAAAGCCCTCAAAACTGA
- a CDS encoding SDR family oxidoreductase, with protein sequence MTGRLKDKVALIIGGARGIGKGIALRFAEEGARLVLADTEIAAGQATSDELDVPFIRTDVSLMADAQAAVALALKHHGRLDIIVQNAGIYPWQLIENTSADDWDRVMAVNLRGTFNATRAALVPMKAQRFGRMLYTSSITGPHVTSPGHGHYSASKAGINGFIRAAALEFSGYGITVNGVEPGNILTEAIEIHRGAAYIKNMEDSIPLGRLGSPRDVANAFLFLASEDASYITGTTIIVDGGQLLPEGNDFRLLPP encoded by the coding sequence ATGACAGGACGACTGAAAGACAAGGTGGCGCTGATCATCGGCGGCGCGCGAGGCATCGGCAAAGGCATCGCGCTGCGCTTCGCCGAAGAAGGGGCGAGGCTCGTGCTGGCCGACACAGAGATCGCGGCCGGGCAAGCGACGTCGGATGAACTGGACGTCCCCTTCATCCGCACCGACGTCTCGCTGATGGCTGACGCCCAGGCGGCCGTGGCGCTGGCGCTGAAACACCATGGCCGTCTCGACATCATCGTGCAGAATGCCGGCATCTATCCCTGGCAGCTCATTGAAAACACCAGCGCCGATGACTGGGATCGCGTCATGGCGGTCAATCTGCGCGGCACCTTCAACGCCACCCGCGCCGCACTTGTGCCGATGAAGGCACAACGCTTCGGCCGCATGCTCTACACATCGTCCATCACCGGTCCGCATGTCACCAGCCCCGGCCATGGCCACTATTCCGCCAGCAAGGCCGGGATCAACGGTTTCATCCGTGCCGCCGCGCTCGAGTTCTCCGGCTACGGCATCACTGTCAACGGCGTCGAGCCAGGCAACATCCTGACCGAGGCTATCGAGATCCATCGCGGCGCGGCCTACATCAAGAACATGGAGGACTCCATACCGCTCGGCCGGCTCGGCAGCCCTCGCGACGTGGCCAATGCCTTCTTGTTCCTGGCCTCCGAAGACGCCAGCTATATCACCGGCACGACCATCATTGTCGACGGTGGACAGCTGCTGCCCGAGGGCAACGATTTTCGACTGTTGCCGCCGTAA